TCAGGCGACTGATCCGCTCTCTCCGAAGATTTCGACACGGTCAGGCGCGTCGACGTGCCGATCGCGAGCTCGACAACGTAGCCTTCGTTTCTCAGGCCTTCGGCCAGAGCATTGGCTTCATCTTCAGTGATGGAAATGAAACCAATCGCAAGCGGCTTTTCCCCCCGCAATGACAGCCAGACACCGATCCTCCAATCGGCATACGCCCGATAATATCGAAGTCTATACATGACTGTCCTCCTTGCCCGATTTTGGGCTGTTTCATATATATCTTAATATATAAATGAATTTTGTCAAATAAAAAAACAAACCTTAACGGTTTGTGACTTCGCCTCATTCAAATAATAGCATTACCGGATATATTCTCCGCTACTCATAGTATGGCCGCGCCATCCGAAGCTCCGACGAACGGAGCGAGGAGGAGCGAAGGATGGTGGGTCCTCTGGGATTCGAACCCAGGACGCCCAGCTTAAAAGGCTGGCGCTCTAACCGACTGAGCTAAGGACCCAAATAATCAAATCCTAAATCCTAATCTCTAAATACTAAACAAATTACAATATTCCAAATCTCAAATAAGCTCCAAATCCAAAATTCCAATACTGAATAAAATTATAAGGCACTTTTCACGGGTTGTCAATGCTTTTGGGCTGTTTTAGTCACTTTTTCAATAATTGCTTGATATGAGGCATTGGCGTTTTTGGACAATATTTCGCCAATGTTTTTTGACAATTTTTGCCGCTCAGGGTCATTTTCAATCAATGCCTTTATTTCTTCTTTCAATTTTCGGACGGTCAAATCTCTTTCGGTCAAAACCTCGGCCGCTTCATGTTTTAAAAAATATTCGGAGTTCTTGATCTGATCTTTATTGGGCAAAGGAATCAAAATCGCGGGCTTGCCCAAAGCGGACAATTCCGTCAAAGCTCCAAAACCCGCTCTGGAAATGACCAAGTCCGCGACCGCGTACGCGTCAGCCAAATCTTCATTCAAAAATTCAAAAGAATGATATCTTTGACTTTTGAAATCAATATTTTTACCCGGTCCGGTGACATGAATCACTTGGCAAAATTCAACCAATTCCGGCAAAGTTTGATTGATGATGTTGTTGATCGCCGTTGACCCCGTGCCGCCGCCGAGAACCAAAACGACGGGCAAGCCATTTTCCAAACCGAACCTTTCGGCCGCGGAATCCCTTGAACCTGAAAAAATATTTTTTCTAACCGGATTGCCGATGACAATCGTTTTTTTCTCGGAAAATTCTTTTTTTAATATTTCCAAACTGACGGTAATGATCGAAGCCAAAGGAGCCATTAATTTATTGGCCAGGCCGACCGTAAGATCCTGCTGATGAACAATGATTCTTTTTCTCAAGACAAATCCCGCGAAAGCCACGGGCACGCAGACGAAACCTCCGGCGGTTAAAATAAGATCGGGCTTGAATTTCAATATGACGAGCAAACTTTGAAAAAATCCGGCCGCAAAAAGAAAAGGAGCGGCCAATGTTTTCCAACTGAAATATCTTCTCAATTTCGCCGAACTTATGTCTTGGAACTTAACGCCCGCTTTTTCCACCACTCGCCTTTCCGGCCCGTTTTTCGTGCCCAGCCA
The genomic region above belongs to Candidatus Bipolaricaulota bacterium and contains:
- the murG gene encoding undecaprenyldiphospho-muramoylpentapeptide beta-N-acetylglucosaminyltransferase, whose amino-acid sequence is MKILLSGGGTMGSVMPLIAIKDDLRSKEAEFLWLGTKNGPERRVVEKAGVKFQDISSAKLRRYFSWKTLAAPFLFAAGFFQSLLVILKFKPDLILTAGGFVCVPVAFAGFVLRKRIIVHQQDLTVGLANKLMAPLASIITVSLEILKKEFSEKKTIVIGNPVRKNIFSGSRDSAAERFGLENGLPVVLVLGGGTGSTAINNIINQTLPELVEFCQVIHVTGPGKNIDFKSQRYHSFEFLNEDLADAYAVADLVISRAGFGALTELSALGKPAILIPLPNKDQIKNSEYFLKHEAAEVLTERDLTVRKLKEEIKALIENDPERQKLSKNIGEILSKNANASYQAIIEKVTKTAQKH